The DNA region ACTCACCACATTAATTTAGATAGAGTTTACATCCTCTTGACTATGATCTACTTGGACGATTGCCAAACCATCTTAAGGACTTAAAAGTACCAACCCAATTGAAATAACAAAACGATAAGATACTATTGAAAAATGATAAAATTGGTGATAATTATTTTAGTAATACATTTACAGGTAGGTGGCCCTTTACAGTAACTTCTGAGATTAAAGTTTATTGATTTGACCTTTTCCATCAACCAATAAGAActtcctacttttgcttcttgtctttagtttgAAGCACCATGTACTTTTCTGATCTTTTTCTTGATTAAGATAACACGATGAATGAATGTAAATACTAGGTGAGCAACTAATTACACTTTTCCCTACATAGAACTTCTGTTCTATTTTCTCATCTCTTGTAATGTCCTTCCCACATTTTAGCCTTGTAGTTTAGCTCAGTGTTTTTGTTTCTTCAACACAATGACTTCTCATGTTGGATTCTTTTAGTTGCCTCAGGATTATTCAGTCTTGTTTTCTTATTCTGGTCAGTTTTTGTGATAAATTTTTGTTCTGACCATGTGAGATTATGACAGATATAGGAGGAAAAGGGATAGGTTAGTTGAATGTGCTTCTATTGCACGCCTACCGTTGAAATGGGGTTCTGTTCAGGCCTATTGTTATCGATCACTTCTTGATGGAATGGAACATATTGCTATGGTTAAAGTAAGCAGCCTTCAATACAATTTTACGTGCATTTTTTTGTACCCTTTTGCTTGCTTTGCTTTGCCACATTTATTCTATTGTCATTTATAGATCTAATATCATTCAGGGAGATATTGGAGATGGCCACGATATCCTTGTAAGGGTGCATTCTGAGTGCCTCACTGGTGACATATTTGGATCTGCTAGGTGCGACTGTGGCAATCAGCTCACACTAGCTATGGAAATGATCGAAAAAGCTGGAAGGGGTGTGCTAGTTTACCTTCGTGGACATGAAGGCAGGGGTATCGGCCTTGGTCACAAACTTCGTGCTTACAATTTACAAGATGATGGGCGGGACACTGTGGAAGCTAATGAGGAGCTAGGATTACCCGTAGATTCACGGGAATACGGCATTGGAGCGCAGGTAAAAATACCATTAACCAAACTTATGGTATGGACTGTAGGAATCAAGTAGTTTGTCCACTTAATCAGTGAACATTTTAGAGTCGCATCCCAtcatggtaaattagcatattttTGAGTGTGATTATTTCTTAATGAATAGTGGCAAAATTTCTGGGTTGTCTCCCTTTCTGAAAATAGGTATCTTTCTCTTGCAACTACAGTCTTCTCTCGCATGCGAGTATGTTCAACACCTTATCTATTACTTTTTCACTTCTCTTTTACATGATAAACTTCTAGTATCACTAAAAAAGATCATTTTGACTGtttgagtatatatatatttagagaaGCTAGCATACTTCATTGATAAACTAACTCATTTATGTTGCCCAGATTCTACAAGACCTCGGCGTTCGGACCATGAAACTGATGACGAACAACCCTTCCAAGTATCATGGACTCAAGGGCTACGGATTGAGCATTGCCGGCAAAGTTCCCCTGCTAACTCCAATCACCAACGAAAATAGAAGGTATATggaaacaaaaaaggaaaaaatgggGCATATATATGGATCTGATTTCAATGGTCATCTTTCTAGTTTCATCGGAAGTGATGCAACTAATGAACAGCAGCAGGCTTCCTCCTAATGTTGCAAGTAGAAGTTGATTAAGCTTTAGTTGTTTACCACCTTGTTTTTTAtggtcaagttttttttttttttaatttgatggAGCTCCACTGAGTTAATGACTATCTAAGCTGTTgtgccaaataaaaataaaaataaaaacaaaaacaaagttGGCTCTTATGTAATAAAAATGGTAGCTTTATTTTGCCATATAATTGtattttattgctttcctttcttGGTAACTGTATATATGCAtatattggattttttttttgccaCTGCAAAAAGGACTCAtttatttcatatatatatatatatatatataaaagtttaaTATTTAATGCGGTATAAAATATTGGTcagtaaaaaattctttttttttatttgctaATCTAGATATACGAGCTTTAAGTCCAAGTAATATAGAGGTGGGAGGCTTGATTCCACCAACTATTAGATAAATCCGCAAAGTGTAAGTGGATCTTGATATGACACTTAAGCGTCACCAGTAGTTCGAATTCTGAGGGCATTCAAAAATGTTGGAAAATGCTCAACATGAGATTCAAACTCTTGCTATATGAAAATTATCCTTGTTATTTACTCTGGGAAAAAAAAATCTTGGTCGATAGAAAGTGCTTATTTTAGGGTTTAATTTTCTCAAATGAGTCATTGGCATCACCCCTTTGGTCCTGTATGGTGTCTCTTTTAGGTAACCTTCCAACCTCTGCTCTCCTTTGACAACTTAGTCAGTCCCCCCTACTACATGAAATCCCTTTGGTAGTTCTTGATCCTCTTCAAGGCGAAGCTCAATCCGATAGGCCTTCCTTGACGAAAAGCCACTAGAGTAGCTAGCAACTTTCATTTGTATGGTTTCTAATTTGGTCACCGAAAGATATATCAGTTGCATCTCCCTGTTTGATAATCTATTGATCGCCAATCACAAAAGGAGAGCTTTCTTTACTTTGGTTTTCCATCATTCCATGAGCTCAAGCTTCTGGCAGAAAGTCTCCAAGAACAGGGAAAAGAAGAAACAGAAAATATTACAATAGCAAATTACATTGGCAAAGATCCTCACAATGGGAAGTCATATACATTGCAGCAAGATATACTGGGTTAGCTGCTTCAATCATTTGAATAAAATGATCAAGCATCTATAACAGGCAAGTTGAGAATCAGAAGATTGTCTGGTCGCACCCTCTTGCATGGTAATGCCTTCACCTTCGGGAGATCTTCGACCAAAAATAGACGATGAAGAAACAGAAAAGTGCAAACAGAATCACATGGAATACATGATTTGAACCCTTTTGGATGACGCTCTTATTCAACCTTCTCATGTTATTCTTCACCCCAGCCTGGGCAGCGGTTAAGGTCATTTGCTGTTTAACATCCACAGATTCATGAGAAGCATTCAAATTTAATAAGTCTACAagtaaagaagcaaaatacataAATATGCATAAATATTTGTTATGTTAGCCTAATTATAAAAAGAACACGCGAGACTCAAATTGCACATCCACCAACGTTCCTGCAGAATTGATGCTTTTTTAGAACAAAAGTCTTTGCATGAGAAATCAGTATAATGGCTGACTTAGCAAACCACAAGTCAATCATGCAACCAAAAAATGGGAGTGTTATACTCACTTAAACCTCTTTTCATCTGTTGCTAAATCAACATAAATTCTTGAAgatatttgttttgtttttgcttttcttttttccttccgAAAGTATGCTAAAGGATGCCGTGGCTAACATCCTGATGTTTTTAGAAGTGGCGGTGTCCCTAAACTTTTGGCCAATGTCTTGATGGTATTTTCCGACAATGAGACTCCCAATTTTGTTTGTGGGACTTGATAAAAACAAGATCTAGTTTTCTCCCTCTGTTTTACTCTTGTATTGAGGTATTTTGATGACTAGATGGCCTATATAGGGCACATCCATTTGTCTTTTTCAATAAAATTTTCCAACTGGAGGCATCGGAGTTTCTCTATTTATGTAGGATCCACCTTTGATACTTTGTAAATCAAGTAGGATCCTTCCCATTTACTTGAATTCACCCCTACTCATCTTTAGTGATTCTGGGGAATTCAAGTACACATGCTTAAGTGGTCAGATGAGGCTTCTAGTGAGGTTCAAACCTAGAGAAGCCTTGTTTTCGAAGTCATCTTTCCAACAAGAATTAAGATGCTCTAGAGGGGCCTTGCCTGGTTTCCAACACCTAGGTGTTTACCCCAGAGCTTTCCGCAAACAGTCATCTGACTTCTTAAAGTTTCTGAAACGACAAAAAACAGGATGAATGTAATGGAACTACAGTCGTGAAGACAGTTTTTGAGCAACACTACATGGTAATGACAGGTCAAGTTTCTACATTAACTTGGCAAATGTTTGAAGCATGTAAG from Zingiber officinale cultivar Zhangliang chromosome 4B, Zo_v1.1, whole genome shotgun sequence includes:
- the LOC121975769 gene encoding probable bifunctional riboflavin biosynthesis protein RIBA 1, chloroplastic isoform X2, translating into MTFLSTMENLIWIVLQKDSPLFQRQLKTFVKFVIVVDDEDRENEGDLIMAASLVTPEAMAFIVKHGTGIVCASMKAEDLERLELPLMVSNKENEEKLCTAFTVSVDAKDGTSTGVSATDRARTVTMLASPDSKSKDFNRPGHIFPLRYREGGVLKRAGHTEASLDLAVLAGLPPVGVLCEIVDESDGSMARLPKLREFAKEENLKIISIADLIRYRRKRDRLVECASIARLPLKWGSVQAYCYRSLLDGMEHIAMVKGDIGDGHDILVRVHSECLTGDIFGSARCDCGNQLTLAMEMIEKAGRGVLVYLRGHEGRGIGLGHKLRAYNLQDDGRDTVEANEELGLPVDSREYGIGAQILQDLGVRTMKLMTNNPSKYHGLKGYGLSIAGKVPLLTPITNENRRYMETKKEKMGHIYGSDFNGHLSSFIGSDATNEQQQASS